One window of Microcoleus vaginatus PCC 9802 genomic DNA carries:
- a CDS encoding esterase-like activity of phytase family protein, with translation MRKLGKATIFIVCFLMAATVAIWVNQSAKSFAVTKIDFIGRAIFPTGSPFQGTEIGGLSSITYDAEKQVYYAISDDRSSKAPARFYTLKINLQSGKLQKEQITFTGVTTLLDENGKGFPELSLDPEGIAFTGNSVFVSSEGDVERQINPFIKEFSLDGKLLKTLPIPELFLPDDKGTKGIRNNLAFESLTLTPDRKYLFTATENALVQDGAVASLETGSPCRILRYDAVSGNPQASFLYITEPLPAGANPVGKLTSNGLVDLLAIDDNRLLSLERAFSLETGITIRIFEISLEKGDRIEALESLQSRLSEVSPAQKRLLLDLETLKIPLDNIEGLTFGPALADASRGLILVSDNNFSPLQETQILGFQIKVQKTS, from the coding sequence ATGCGAAAGCTAGGAAAAGCAACTATATTTATTGTCTGTTTTTTGATGGCAGCAACTGTTGCTATTTGGGTAAACCAGTCAGCCAAATCTTTCGCCGTTACGAAAATAGATTTTATCGGCAGAGCAATATTTCCTACAGGTTCTCCGTTTCAGGGGACGGAAATTGGCGGACTATCGAGCATTACTTATGATGCCGAAAAACAAGTTTATTATGCCATTTCTGATGACCGCAGCAGCAAGGCTCCGGCGCGCTTCTATACTCTCAAAATCAACTTGCAATCTGGTAAACTGCAAAAAGAGCAAATTACTTTTACTGGTGTCACTACTTTATTAGATGAAAACGGCAAAGGTTTTCCTGAATTAAGTTTAGATCCGGAAGGGATAGCTTTTACTGGCAATAGCGTGTTTGTTTCTTCTGAGGGAGATGTCGAGCGCCAAATAAATCCTTTTATCAAAGAGTTCTCCCTCGATGGTAAACTGCTGAAAACGCTGCCAATTCCTGAACTATTTTTGCCGGATGACAAAGGCACTAAAGGCATCCGCAACAATCTCGCTTTTGAAAGTTTAACTTTAACGCCCGATCGCAAATACCTATTCACCGCTACCGAAAACGCCTTGGTTCAAGATGGCGCCGTAGCTTCCCTGGAAACCGGGAGCCCGTGCCGGATTTTGCGCTACGATGCCGTCAGCGGCAATCCACAAGCATCGTTTCTCTACATCACCGAACCGCTACCGGCTGGTGCGAATCCTGTGGGAAAATTAACTAGCAACGGTTTAGTGGATTTGTTGGCGATCGACGATAACCGCTTGCTGAGTTTAGAGCGTGCTTTCTCCCTGGAAACCGGCATAACTATCAGAATTTTTGAGATTTCTCTGGAAAAGGGCGATCGTATTGAAGCACTCGAAAGCCTCCAAAGCCGTCTCAGCGAGGTTTCTCCCGCTCAAAAACGCCTGCTGCTGGATTTGGAAACGCTGAAAATTCCCCTAGACAACATTGAGGGGTTGACATTTGGCCCCGCCCTGGCGGATGCTAGCAGAGGTCTGATTTTGGTGAGCGACAACAACTTCAGTCCCCTGCAAGAGACTCAAATTTTGGGCTTCCAAATAAAAGTTCAAAAAACCTCTTGA
- a CDS encoding HNH endonuclease, with product MNLYCKLPFGQLDRRTPIIIEVAQKLGRTPSSLSMKLCNLASFDPVLQARDIKGLRGASNADRGIWQEFYTNWEELGVKSEELLQELFDNVIPEEYQLPRQPKSQNVREIKIPKSQPTGDTEVEASVKARIGQSFFRQTILANYNSRCCITGNPIPQLLIASHILPWGDYPEHRLDPHNGLCLARTQDAAFDGGMITFDEDYRLVLSSYLESFLPEDVLEHDFVAYHGKQMRLPEKFQPNPNFLRRHREEIFLDN from the coding sequence ATGAATTTATACTGCAAGCTACCATTTGGACAGCTAGATCGTCGCACGCCAATTATTATTGAAGTAGCTCAAAAGCTGGGAAGAACACCAAGCAGCCTATCAATGAAGCTTTGTAATTTAGCTTCATTCGATCCTGTACTGCAAGCCCGTGACATTAAAGGCCTTCGCGGTGCAAGTAACGCGGATCGCGGCATTTGGCAAGAGTTTTATACAAATTGGGAAGAACTAGGAGTTAAAAGCGAAGAACTATTACAAGAACTATTTGATAATGTAATACCTGAAGAGTATCAGCTACCCCGACAACCAAAATCTCAAAATGTCAGGGAAATCAAAATACCTAAAAGTCAGCCAACTGGCGATACCGAAGTAGAAGCTAGTGTAAAAGCACGAATCGGACAAAGTTTTTTTCGCCAAACTATTCTAGCTAACTACAATAGCCGTTGCTGTATTACTGGTAATCCAATTCCACAACTTTTGATCGCGAGCCATATACTACCTTGGGGCGATTACCCAGAACATCGACTCGATCCTCATAATGGTTTGTGCCTTGCTCGTACTCAGGATGCAGCTTTTGATGGGGGAATGATTACATTTGATGAAGATTATCGACTGGTTCTTAGTTCATATCTTGAAAGTTTCTTGCCGGAAGATGTATTAGAGCATGACTTTGTTGCCTATCACGGGAAGCAAATGCGTTTACCTGAAAAATTTCAACCTAATCCTAACTTTCTCCGCCGTCATAGAGAAGAAATTTTCCTTGACAATTAA
- a CDS encoding glutamate--tRNA ligase, with translation MNVRVRLAPSPTGNLHIGTARTAVFNWLFARNQGGQFILRVEDTDVERSKSEYTDNILEGLTWLGMNWDEGPSFQSQRLEIYRQAVQTLLDNGLAYRCYTTSEELDEMREAQKANKQAPRYDNRHRNLTSKQRAAFEGEGRQAVIRFIIDDDRTISWNDMVRDTVTWKGSDLGGDMVIARASSGGVIGQPLYNLAVVVDDIDMGITHVIRGEDHIGNTPKQILLYEALGATIPEFAHTPLILNTQGQKLSKRDGVTSISDFKDMGYVPEALVNYMTLLGWTPPDSTQEIFTLSEAAELFTFYRVNKAGAKFDWDKLNWLNSQYLHKMPVPQLTDLLIPYWWQKGGYEFDLEADRPWLEQIAALIGPSLVRLTDAVDMCKVFFSTTVEYEEEALAQLQQKGAAQALQAVVEAMESHSSLTSAEAQKITKKLSKEKTLNKGLIMRSLRAALTGAMHGPDLIESWVILHQRGTAKTRLLDAISNLNLPAVGVAAETPTPEQPNAETVAETPATEQPAVETPTVETAAPEVTAVEIPVPETVEIPTPETVAASVSAVEIPTTEAISASVSAVEIPTAEIFPTEAAAVEISPVETVGTEVSAVDISTPETAAAAVEIPAANQQKTIASGEMTSSNEPETTVIITEIPAGNEAESSMGTTQVIITDEPPSQTQQIKEQILSILSEFPAYIGSFYEQYKSPLTVIGVIVASIISLKVLLGIIDELNDIPLLAPTFELIGIGYTGWFVYRYLLRSSNRQQLGQEIQALKEQVFGKKS, from the coding sequence ATGAATGTCAGAGTCCGTCTAGCCCCCAGTCCCACCGGAAACCTACACATCGGTACCGCCAGAACCGCCGTATTCAACTGGCTGTTTGCCCGCAACCAAGGCGGCCAATTCATCCTGCGGGTAGAAGACACAGACGTAGAACGTTCTAAAAGCGAATACACCGATAACATCCTCGAAGGACTCACATGGCTGGGGATGAACTGGGACGAAGGCCCGAGTTTTCAGTCCCAACGTCTGGAAATATACCGCCAAGCAGTCCAAACCCTTCTAGACAATGGACTCGCCTACCGCTGCTACACCACGTCGGAAGAACTCGACGAAATGCGGGAAGCACAAAAAGCCAACAAACAAGCCCCCCGCTACGACAACCGGCACCGCAACTTGACAAGCAAACAGCGCGCAGCTTTTGAAGGCGAAGGGCGACAAGCTGTGATTCGGTTTATCATTGACGACGATCGCACAATTTCTTGGAACGACATGGTGCGCGACACCGTAACCTGGAAAGGTAGCGACCTCGGCGGCGACATGGTAATTGCCAGGGCATCCAGCGGCGGCGTCATCGGCCAACCACTCTACAACCTCGCCGTAGTTGTCGATGACATCGACATGGGCATCACCCACGTCATCCGCGGCGAAGATCACATCGGCAATACTCCGAAACAAATATTGCTCTACGAAGCTTTGGGCGCGACAATCCCAGAATTTGCCCACACGCCACTGATTTTAAACACGCAAGGGCAAAAGCTTTCTAAACGCGACGGCGTAACCTCGATTTCTGACTTCAAAGATATGGGTTACGTCCCCGAAGCTCTAGTTAATTACATGACTTTGCTGGGCTGGACTCCGCCGGATTCAACGCAGGAAATATTTACACTGTCGGAAGCAGCAGAATTATTTACATTCTATCGAGTCAACAAAGCTGGTGCAAAATTTGATTGGGATAAACTCAATTGGCTAAACAGTCAATACCTGCACAAAATGCCAGTGCCGCAATTGACAGATTTGCTGATACCTTATTGGTGGCAGAAAGGCGGTTATGAGTTTGACTTGGAGGCAGACCGCCCCTGGCTCGAACAAATAGCTGCTTTAATCGGCCCGAGTCTCGTTCGCTTAACCGATGCTGTGGATATGTGTAAGGTATTCTTCTCCACCACGGTGGAATACGAAGAAGAAGCACTCGCACAGTTGCAGCAAAAAGGGGCTGCACAGGCTTTACAAGCAGTTGTAGAAGCGATGGAAAGTCATTCGTCCCTGACATCAGCGGAAGCTCAGAAAATCACTAAAAAGCTCAGTAAAGAGAAAACTCTTAACAAAGGGCTAATTATGCGATCGCTCAGAGCCGCTCTGACAGGTGCAATGCACGGCCCCGACCTGATAGAATCGTGGGTAATCCTTCATCAGCGGGGGACGGCTAAAACCCGCTTGCTTGATGCCATTAGCAACTTGAATTTGCCGGCTGTTGGTGTCGCAGCCGAAACTCCTACCCCAGAACAACCAAACGCAGAAACAGTTGCCGAAACTCCTGCTACAGAACAGCCAGCAGTCGAAACACCGACTGTTGAAACAGCAGCGCCCGAGGTGACAGCAGTCGAAATACCGGTTCCAGAAACAGTCGAAATACCGACTCCAGAAACAGTCGCAGCTTCGGTTTCAGCAGTCGAAATACCGACGACCGAAGCAATCTCCGCATCGGTTTCAGCAGTCGAAATACCGACTGCCGAAATATTCCCAACGGAGGCCGCAGCAGTCGAAATATCGCCTGTGGAAACAGTCGGAACCGAGGTTTCAGCAGTCGATATATCGACTCCTGAAACAGCCGCAGCAGCAGTTGAAATACCTGCCGCCAACCAGCAAAAAACTATTGCGAGTGGAGAAATGACTTCATCAAACGAACCAGAAACAACCGTTATCATCACCGAAATTCCTGCCGGAAATGAAGCAGAAAGTTCGATGGGTACAACACAAGTCATAATTACCGACGAACCGCCAAGTCAGACCCAGCAGATCAAAGAACAAATTCTCTCAATTTTGTCCGAGTTTCCGGCTTACATCGGCAGCTTTTACGAGCAGTACAAAAGTCCCCTGACTGTTATCGGTGTAATTGTAGCGTCGATTATCTCTTTGAAAGTGCTTTTGGGGATAATAGATGAACTCAACGACATCCCCCTGCTAGCACCCACATTCGAGCTAATTGGTATCGGATACACCGGGTGGTTTGTCTACCGCTATTTGCTGCGATCGTCCAACCGGCAACAATTAGGTCAAGAAATTCAAGCCTTGAAAGAACAAGTTTTCGGCAAAAAATCCTAA
- a CDS encoding DUF393 domain-containing protein, translated as MSAAKTEFSESVAPSPESVAPAWQIELLYDGECPLCVREVNLLKKRDAGRGLVSFVDIADDGYNPKTHGGIDYETAMGRIHAVLPDGTTVKNVEVFRRTYEILGMGWVYAVTKLPAIGAIANWLYGIWADWRLKLTGRPDLATIMSSRTQRIECESQGRCRPNSK; from the coding sequence ATGTCTGCTGCTAAAACTGAGTTTTCCGAATCTGTTGCGCCCTCACCCGAGTCTGTTGCGCCTGCTTGGCAGATTGAGTTGCTGTACGACGGTGAATGTCCTCTGTGCGTGCGGGAGGTTAATTTATTGAAAAAACGCGACGCGGGGCGAGGTTTAGTGTCGTTTGTGGATATTGCGGATGATGGCTACAACCCGAAGACTCACGGCGGAATTGACTACGAAACGGCGATGGGCCGGATTCACGCGGTGTTACCCGACGGTACGACGGTTAAAAATGTAGAGGTTTTTCGCCGCACCTACGAGATTTTAGGTATGGGCTGGGTTTATGCTGTGACTAAGTTACCAGCGATCGGGGCGATCGCCAATTGGCTGTACGGAATTTGGGCTGACTGGCGGCTGAAGCTGACGGGAAGGCCGGATTTAGCAACAATTATGAGCTCACGAACTCAGCGGATCGAGTGCGAAAGTCAAGGCCGCTGCCGACCCAACTCGAAATGA
- a CDS encoding DNA cytosine methyltransferase translates to MSLGFQNAGCEILGGIDKNPHAIRTHHRNFPNCQLKLDAQPIESLINLSQLDIQPGEVNILIGGPPCHVFSLVGKAKMRSLGKQIESDIRNFLYEQFIRFVEYYKALFFVIENVNHPRNHWIFHTLIGDLEKRLHNTTNCNYPRYNISKLSQSALYLTHL, encoded by the coding sequence ATGAGTTTAGGTTTTCAAAATGCCGGCTGTGAGATTCTAGGGGGTATTGATAAAAATCCCCATGCCATCAGAACTCATCATAGAAACTTCCCTAACTGCCAGCTCAAGCTTGATGCCCAACCGATAGAATCTCTGATTAACTTGAGTCAACTAGATATTCAGCCGGGAGAAGTTAATATTTTAATTGGTGGGCCGCCTTGTCACGTATTTTCATTAGTTGGTAAAGCCAAAATGAGGTCTTTAGGCAAACAGATAGAAAGCGATATTAGAAATTTTTTATACGAACAGTTCATCCGCTTTGTAGAATATTACAAAGCGCTATTTTTTGTAATTGAAAATGTTAATCATCCCCGCAACCACTGGATATTCCATACTTTGATAGGAGATTTGGAAAAAAGATTGCATAACACAACAAATTGCAATTATCCACGCTATAATATTAGCAAACTTTCCCAGAGCGCTTTGTATTTGACGCACCTATGA
- a CDS encoding CHAT domain-containing protein → MVNSLAECTMDEQRRKTDVNMLQALLENPGDSGIDLILRTNPKSIDFGFVQTLYLEEVALTRESLLKAAKFFQRAIAPLESAKGTSKLPATGAAYLAFLAEVLQAVARGADSQHLYSLLRNNLDKLDQNFAQLLRGWATLVFSAAKESETRRIAALIGNLSNKIGRFPLGSKANNLEIEIAGYETVAKVFTRKDFPQEWAVMQNNLGNAYSDRPKGDKAQNIEQAIACFENALQVRTPEQYPEQWATLQNNLGNAYSERLRGDPADNLEQAIACYQNALRVRSREAFGQEWASTQNNLGRAYSRRLRGNRAENLELAVACYQNALQVYNRKVFPRRWATTQNNLANAYCELLRGNRAENLEYAVTCYQRALQVRTREAFPQQWATTQRNLGRVFVDRIKGDPVENLEMAIACYQNALQVYTRIKFPEAWASIQTYLGRIYSRRVKGEKAENMEMAIACYQNALLFCNRQKTPERWAMLCAYLGRAFCEHLKGEKNRNLKSAIACYQNAGEVYTRQAYPNRWAMLQIYLGRAYSQLTEAENLSHMESAIGCYHSACQVYTRETYPHRWAEILFYLGQAYRVRGDLLRAYGVFTAAVDTVEFLRCEVGVDTVDFGDQTSTAKVKLTRTWAGLYKCLVQVCLELGASQPEYYAKALEYAERHKNRNLVELLVKCHLTPKAEIPAAVRSELESLRLEIAGEQRHQEQGEPEPNTTLISEGDSQGWNSGSLLPNSDFMHLNRLWKQFDRLIAREVQANDPFFSLAHKVEPIAFEQIRQLLPDDNCAAVVWASLGELLVAFVVVKSAQYPAVHLCSPQNALAAETWAQEYLSAYSEQKGRWINHLPARLKRLATMLEIDRVVALIPDNCDRLIFVPHRFLHALPLHALPVGGRDGFEDGGGIFRSGWSDRSGFDVETYSLSDFSQSSSFGDVAAPAAYLSDRFAGGIRYAPSCQLLLLRQSARGAAIGRYRPRLDHLLAIPTFTRDAFYSNIEIGNISQYFSSAEVVRHKPAIKEAFSQEMSANNGNLPQQIGQLQQKKCAHFACLSLLNLAWPLKSAVFLRNDSLSLEEIFNLDFRQYFLVTLSGCEIAAGGVSGAGGDFVGLSAGLLYAGTSSVVSSLWKVNDVSTLLLTSKFYENLGRFSRLQVGDVAIALGDAQRWLRDLTSEELEVLLADFQPQISQMFDRLSQSSRLIAEASLQQIRNRKPYPFANPYYWAAFTAAGV, encoded by the coding sequence ATGGTTAATAGTTTGGCGGAATGCACGATGGACGAACAGCGTCGCAAAACTGATGTTAATATGCTCCAAGCGCTGCTGGAAAATCCTGGCGACTCAGGAATAGATTTGATTTTGAGGACGAACCCAAAGTCGATCGACTTTGGGTTCGTGCAAACGCTTTATTTGGAAGAAGTGGCACTGACGCGAGAAAGCTTGCTGAAAGCTGCAAAATTTTTCCAAAGGGCGATCGCACCCTTAGAATCTGCAAAGGGCACTTCTAAACTGCCCGCAACCGGGGCAGCCTATCTGGCTTTTTTAGCAGAAGTATTGCAGGCAGTGGCGCGCGGCGCTGATTCGCAGCACCTGTACTCGCTGCTGAGAAACAATTTAGACAAACTCGACCAGAATTTCGCACAACTGCTGCGCGGATGGGCAACTTTGGTGTTTTCTGCAGCCAAAGAATCGGAAACTAGGCGCATTGCAGCCCTGATCGGCAATCTGAGCAACAAAATTGGGCGGTTTCCCCTCGGCAGCAAGGCTAATAACTTGGAAATCGAAATTGCCGGTTACGAAACAGTGGCTAAGGTGTTTACCCGCAAAGACTTTCCCCAAGAATGGGCGGTGATGCAAAACAATCTGGGCAACGCTTATAGCGATCGCCCCAAAGGTGATAAGGCTCAAAATATCGAACAGGCGATCGCTTGCTTTGAAAATGCCCTACAAGTACGCACGCCCGAACAGTACCCGGAACAGTGGGCGACGCTGCAAAACAATCTAGGCAACGCTTATAGCGAGCGTCTCAGGGGAGATCCGGCAGACAATTTAGAACAGGCGATCGCCTGCTATCAAAACGCACTGCGAGTTCGCAGCCGCGAGGCTTTCGGGCAAGAGTGGGCGAGCACTCAAAACAATCTAGGCCGCGCTTACAGTCGCCGACTGCGGGGCAACCGAGCTGAAAATCTGGAACTGGCAGTCGCTTGCTACCAAAATGCTTTGCAAGTCTACAACCGCAAGGTGTTTCCCCGGCGTTGGGCTACAACTCAAAATAATTTGGCAAATGCTTACTGCGAGTTGCTGCGGGGCAACCGAGCTGAAAATCTCGAATACGCGGTTACGTGCTATCAGAGAGCTTTGCAGGTGCGGACTCGGGAAGCTTTTCCGCAGCAGTGGGCGACTACTCAAAGGAATTTGGGTCGGGTGTTTGTCGATCGCATCAAAGGCGATCCGGTGGAAAATTTGGAAATGGCGATCGCCTGCTATCAAAATGCTTTACAAGTCTACACCCGCATCAAATTTCCCGAAGCCTGGGCTTCGATCCAAACTTACCTCGGTAGGATCTACAGTCGGCGGGTGAAAGGGGAAAAAGCCGAAAATATGGAAATGGCGATCGCCTGCTATCAAAATGCTTTGCTGTTTTGCAACCGCCAAAAAACTCCCGAACGCTGGGCGATGCTGTGTGCCTACCTCGGCCGCGCTTTCTGCGAACACCTGAAAGGGGAAAAAAACCGCAACCTCAAAAGCGCGATCGCCTGCTATCAAAATGCGGGCGAAGTCTACACCAGGCAGGCCTATCCCAACCGCTGGGCAATGCTGCAAATTTATCTCGGCAGGGCTTATTCGCAACTGACGGAGGCGGAAAACTTGTCCCACATGGAAAGTGCGATCGGCTGCTATCACAGCGCCTGTCAAGTCTACACTCGCGAAACCTATCCCCACCGCTGGGCTGAAATTTTATTTTATTTGGGTCAAGCTTACCGAGTTCGAGGCGACTTGCTTCGCGCCTACGGAGTTTTTACTGCTGCGGTCGATACTGTTGAATTCTTGCGTTGCGAAGTTGGGGTTGATACAGTCGATTTTGGCGATCAGACGAGTACCGCAAAAGTCAAATTAACCCGCACTTGGGCTGGACTCTATAAATGCCTGGTGCAAGTTTGCCTGGAGCTCGGCGCTAGCCAACCTGAATATTACGCTAAGGCTCTGGAATACGCCGAACGCCACAAAAATCGGAATTTGGTAGAACTGCTGGTTAAATGCCACTTGACTCCGAAAGCCGAAATTCCTGCAGCGGTGCGAAGCGAGTTGGAGTCGCTGCGACTGGAAATAGCGGGGGAACAGCGGCACCAAGAACAGGGAGAACCTGAGCCGAACACGACCTTGATTTCTGAGGGCGATAGCCAAGGTTGGAACAGCGGTTCTCTGCTGCCGAACTCGGACTTCATGCACTTAAATCGATTGTGGAAGCAGTTTGATAGGTTGATTGCGCGGGAGGTGCAGGCAAACGATCCTTTCTTCAGCCTAGCTCACAAAGTTGAACCGATCGCTTTCGAGCAAATCCGCCAATTGTTACCTGATGACAATTGCGCTGCTGTGGTGTGGGCGAGTTTGGGGGAGTTGCTGGTTGCTTTTGTGGTGGTAAAGAGTGCACAATATCCCGCCGTTCACCTGTGTTCCCCGCAAAATGCTTTGGCTGCCGAAACTTGGGCCCAGGAGTACCTCAGCGCTTATTCTGAACAAAAAGGTCGCTGGATCAATCATCTCCCGGCTCGCCTCAAACGCTTGGCTACGATGCTGGAAATCGATCGAGTGGTGGCGCTGATTCCCGATAATTGCGATCGGCTGATTTTTGTGCCGCACCGATTTTTGCACGCTTTGCCACTCCACGCTTTGCCTGTGGGGGGGAGAGACGGGTTTGAGGACGGTGGGGGAATTTTTAGGTCTGGGTGGAGCGATCGCAGCGGTTTTGATGTGGAAACCTACAGCCTTTCCGATTTTTCTCAAAGTTCGTCTTTTGGCGACGTTGCAGCGCCTGCTGCTTATTTGAGCGATCGATTTGCCGGAGGAATTCGCTATGCTCCTAGCTGTCAGCTATTGCTATTGAGACAAAGTGCGCGCGGAGCAGCTATTGGTCGGTACAGACCCCGTTTGGATCACCTTTTGGCAATTCCAACTTTCACCAGAGATGCGTTCTACAGCAACATTGAAATCGGCAATATTTCCCAGTATTTTTCCAGTGCAGAAGTGGTGCGCCATAAGCCGGCAATTAAAGAGGCTTTTTCCCAAGAAATGTCTGCTAATAATGGGAATTTGCCCCAGCAAATAGGGCAGTTGCAGCAGAAAAAATGCGCTCACTTTGCTTGTTTGAGTTTGCTTAATTTGGCTTGGCCTCTGAAATCCGCCGTGTTTTTGAGGAATGATTCTCTGAGTTTGGAGGAAATTTTTAATCTGGATTTTAGACAATATTTTTTAGTTACTTTATCGGGTTGCGAAATTGCCGCTGGCGGAGTTAGTGGTGCTGGAGGAGATTTTGTGGGTTTGTCGGCGGGTTTGTTGTATGCTGGCACCTCTAGTGTGGTTAGCAGTCTTTGGAAGGTGAACGATGTTTCTACGCTGCTGCTGACGAGCAAGTTTTATGAAAATCTGGGACGGTTTTCTCGGTTGCAGGTGGGAGATGTGGCGATCGCGCTGGGGGACGCTCAAAGGTGGCTGCGGGATTTGACTAGCGAGGAATTGGAGGTGTTGCTGGCGGATTTTCAACCTCAAATTTCGCAAATGTTCGATCGGCTTTCTCAAAGTTCTCGCCTGATTGCTGAGGCATCTTTGCAGCAAATTCGCAACCGCAAACCCTATCCTTTTGCCAATCCTTATTATTGGGCCGCTTTTACGGCTGCTGGGGTTTAG
- a CDS encoding transposase — MLHRAIQVRLYPTQKQQIQLAPALGCARWCSNYGLNKSIEFYKKTGKKLGCSELNTLLPDLKKSYRSAWLGECYSQVLQATTLKLTTAYKIIFHKLVGFPKFKMQPKKQSVQYRQNVKILEDSVTVGRNSGIAKPKISRLIEGKNKSVIIRKNYSKKSLASIILNEIECENQTTKEGRIYGIDLGVKHFAIVTEGEKKSKYDKAKHFGQHEKNLKRQPQKLRRQQTINNSWYKYRKVVAKLYEQFRNSRQYFLHKLSYKWVSDRLAVIVENFHFWNRSRNQNVAKARSDEVWESFTNFLAYKLERKGGNLVEIDRGVSSSKLCSNCFHQMTEMQLDMREGTCPHCATDRDREREKKAGIKIKAEGIKILKAEGSAVSALGCEVIPKQGRKSKLRHSPMSTEAPTIFGTTI, encoded by the coding sequence GTGCTACACAGGGCTATCCAAGTTCGTTTGTATCCTACCCAAAAGCAACAAATACAATTAGCTCCCGCTTTGGGTTGTGCGCGTTGGTGCTCTAATTATGGTCTAAATAAATCAATTGAATTTTATAAAAAAACTGGTAAGAAACTTGGCTGCTCCGAACTCAACACACTTTTACCCGATCTCAAAAAATCATATAGAAGTGCATGGCTAGGTGAGTGTTACAGCCAAGTTTTGCAAGCTACTACGCTCAAGTTAACCACTGCCTACAAAATTATTTTTCATAAACTTGTTGGGTTTCCTAAGTTCAAAATGCAGCCTAAAAAACAGTCTGTTCAGTATCGTCAAAACGTCAAAATTCTTGAGGATAGTGTCACAGTTGGTCGCAATAGTGGAATAGCTAAACCCAAAATATCTAGATTAATTGAGGGTAAAAATAAGAGTGTAATTATTAGGAAAAATTATTCCAAAAAATCTCTGGCATCTATTATCCTGAATGAAATTGAGTGTGAGAACCAGACAACAAAAGAAGGTAGGATTTATGGCATTGATTTAGGAGTGAAACACTTTGCTATTGTCACCGAGGGGGAAAAAAAATCTAAATATGACAAGGCTAAGCATTTTGGCCAGCACGAGAAGAACTTGAAGCGCCAGCCGCAAAAGTTAAGGCGCCAGCAGACAATAAATAATTCTTGGTACAAATATAGAAAAGTTGTTGCCAAGCTATACGAACAGTTTAGGAATTCGCGGCAATATTTTCTACATAAACTTAGTTATAAGTGGGTCAGCGATCGCCTCGCGGTCATAGTAGAAAACTTTCATTTCTGGAACAGGAGTCGCAATCAAAATGTGGCGAAAGCAAGATCGGATGAGGTTTGGGAAAGTTTTACCAACTTCTTAGCCTACAAGTTGGAACGCAAAGGCGGGAACTTAGTCGAGATTGATAGAGGGGTTTCCAGTTCCAAACTTTGTTCTAATTGTTTCCATCAAATGACCGAGATGCAATTAGATATGAGGGAAGGGACTTGTCCTCACTGTGCTACCGATCGCGATCGGGAGCGCGAGAAGAAAGCAGGGATAAAGATAAAAGCAGAAGGTATCAAAATACTAAAGGCGGAAGGTTCAGCCGTTTCTGCTTTAGGATGCGAGGTAATACCCAAGCAGGGACGAAAGTCTAAGCTAAGGCACTCGCCTATGAGTACAGAAGCCCCTACTATATTCGGTACTACGATTTAG